In Bombus huntii isolate Logan2020A unplaced genomic scaffold, iyBomHunt1.1 ctg00000107.1, whole genome shotgun sequence, one genomic interval encodes:
- the LOC126876939 gene encoding survival motor neuron protein-like isoform X1 translates to MADDMNVLFIRGNGNVCMDTDTANDNVWDDSALIEAYDKAINLAKEEVIKRMGMDVGNSQPKENLQNLKQPKHASKLHKKWIIGAPCRAIYSEDGEIYEAIISKIYENNGTCVVKFVGYGNTEKVELSSLLESEGLQSQIAQQKKALEEKFNEENDETCETNFSTNVNSKKYNVEKMDCAHHFISGPSFNSMTDIMPPAPPLPP, encoded by the exons atggcagatgatatgaatgttctttttatacgaggaaatggaaacgtatgtatg GATACAGACACAGCCAATGATAATGTTTGGGACGATAGTGCATTAATAGAAGCATATGATAAAGCAATAAATTTagcaaaagaagaagttaTCAAGCGAATGGGAATGGATGTTGGAAATTCTCAACCGAAAGAAAACCTACAAAATCTTAAGCAGCCTAAACACGCAAGTAAATTACACAAG AAATGGATCATAGGAGCACCTTGTCGTGCAATATACTCAGAGGATGGAGAAATTTATGAagctataatatcaaaaatttacgaaaacaatggcacgtgtgttgtaaaatttgtag GCTATGGTAATACAGAGAAAGTCGAGTTGAGTTCTCTTTTAGAATCAGAAGGTTTGCAAAGTCAAATAGCACAACAAAAGAAAGCTTTGGAAGAGAAATTCAATGAAGAGAACGACGAGACTTGTGAgactaatttttctacaaatgtaaattcgaaaaaatataatgtagaaaaaatggattgtgCACATCACTTCATATCGGGACCATCTTTCAATTCGATGACTGATATAATGCCACCTGCACCTCCTTTACCACCATAA
- the LOC126876936 gene encoding dual specificity tyrosine-phosphorylation-regulated kinase 1A-like isoform X1 produces MILYTFIQFHSTPAIVTSVFIGLGIVFCGCAMVHNVFVWQREKTNAVKALAREQCEAAVQLQRQQQLQQHQNQPQLQQQQQLRGPLTIHHAGCPTKVGPVTNQLNTSHATHGRAAQYQHYHHHHHHRHVSMSPPPLLLSSPAPIAATHNHLNVSGHRNVVTPPDTPADRSPPSPGNKLNRSQHLPREATGSVSPGLPAATLDLSSAATTNSPHELSTLV; encoded by the exons atgatattgtatacattcaTCCAGTTTCATTCGACGCCGGCAATCGTTACGTCGGTTTTCATAGGCCTTGGCATCGTGTTTTGTGGATGCGCAATGGTCCATAACGTCTTCGTGTGGCAGAGG GAGAAGACGAATGCCGTGAAGGCGTTAGCGCGCGAACAGTGCGAAGCGGCGGTACAGCTGCAGCGTCAGCAGCAGCTGCAACAGCACCAGAACCAGCCACAgctacaacagcaacaacaactacGTGGCCCGTTAACCATCCACCATGCTGGCTGCCCAACGAAAGTCGGGCCCGTGACGAACCAACTAAATACCAGCCACGCAACGCACGGCCGAGCTGCACAGTACCAACActatcatcaccatcatcatcatcgacaCGTGTCAATGTCCCCACCGCCCTTGTTGCTCTCATCGCCAGCTCCGATCGCGGCGACGCACAATCATCTGAACGTGAGCGGACACAGAAACGTGGTTACGCCACCGGATACACCAGCAGATAGATCGCCACCGAGTCCTGGAAATAAGCTAAATAGATCGCAGCATTTGCCACGGGAAGCAACCGGCAGCGTCAGTCCTGGTCTTCCGGCTGCCACATTGGATCTAAGTAGCGCAGCAACCACCAATAGTCCGCATGAATTGTCCACGttagtttag
- the LOC126876939 gene encoding survival motor neuron protein-like isoform X2: MADDMNVLFIRGNGNDTDTANDNVWDDSALIEAYDKAINLAKEEVIKRMGMDVGNSQPKENLQNLKQPKHASKLHKKWIIGAPCRAIYSEDGEIYEAIISKIYENNGTCVVKFVGYGNTEKVELSSLLESEGLQSQIAQQKKALEEKFNEENDETCETNFSTNVNSKKYNVEKMDCAHHFISGPSFNSMTDIMPPAPPLPP, encoded by the exons atggcagatgatatgaatgttctttttatacgaggaaatggaaac GATACAGACACAGCCAATGATAATGTTTGGGACGATAGTGCATTAATAGAAGCATATGATAAAGCAATAAATTTagcaaaagaagaagttaTCAAGCGAATGGGAATGGATGTTGGAAATTCTCAACCGAAAGAAAACCTACAAAATCTTAAGCAGCCTAAACACGCAAGTAAATTACACAAG AAATGGATCATAGGAGCACCTTGTCGTGCAATATACTCAGAGGATGGAGAAATTTATGAagctataatatcaaaaatttacgaaaacaatggcacgtgtgttgtaaaatttgtag GCTATGGTAATACAGAGAAAGTCGAGTTGAGTTCTCTTTTAGAATCAGAAGGTTTGCAAAGTCAAATAGCACAACAAAAGAAAGCTTTGGAAGAGAAATTCAATGAAGAGAACGACGAGACTTGTGAgactaatttttctacaaatgtaaattcgaaaaaatataatgtagaaaaaatggattgtgCACATCACTTCATATCGGGACCATCTTTCAATTCGATGACTGATATAATGCCACCTGCACCTCCTTTACCACCATAA
- the LOC126876939 gene encoding survival motor neuron protein-like isoform X3, whose product MIQDQQNDQYDTDTANDNVWDDSALIEAYDKAINLAKEEVIKRMGMDVGNSQPKENLQNLKQPKHASKLHKKWIIGAPCRAIYSEDGEIYEAIISKIYENNGTCVVKFVGYGNTEKVELSSLLESEGLQSQIAQQKKALEEKFNEENDETCETNFSTNVNSKKYNVEKMDCAHHFISGPSFNSMTDIMPPAPPLPP is encoded by the exons atgatacaagaccagcaaaatgatcaatat GATACAGACACAGCCAATGATAATGTTTGGGACGATAGTGCATTAATAGAAGCATATGATAAAGCAATAAATTTagcaaaagaagaagttaTCAAGCGAATGGGAATGGATGTTGGAAATTCTCAACCGAAAGAAAACCTACAAAATCTTAAGCAGCCTAAACACGCAAGTAAATTACACAAG AAATGGATCATAGGAGCACCTTGTCGTGCAATATACTCAGAGGATGGAGAAATTTATGAagctataatatcaaaaatttacgaaaacaatggcacgtgtgttgtaaaatttgtag GCTATGGTAATACAGAGAAAGTCGAGTTGAGTTCTCTTTTAGAATCAGAAGGTTTGCAAAGTCAAATAGCACAACAAAAGAAAGCTTTGGAAGAGAAATTCAATGAAGAGAACGACGAGACTTGTGAgactaatttttctacaaatgtaaattcgaaaaaatataatgtagaaaaaatggattgtgCACATCACTTCATATCGGGACCATCTTTCAATTCGATGACTGATATAATGCCACCTGCACCTCCTTTACCACCATAA
- the LOC126876944 gene encoding adrenodoxin-like protein 2, mitochondrial, with protein sequence MALVNQLQKFSRSILGIASNYSKYTSNTTLPFLQATRGISTTQPLSEKQEVNITFVKASGERIKAKGKVGDTILDIVVNNEIDLDGYGACEGTLICSTCHLIFSKEVYDALPDKPTDEELDMLDLAYELTDTSRLGCQIVMSKELDGIEVRVPSTINDARA encoded by the exons ATGGCGTTAGtaaatcaattacaaaaattttcgagatcaattctcggtattgcatcaaattattcaaaatatacaagCAACACAACGTTACCCTTTTTGCAGGCAACAAGAGGAATATCGACCACGCAACCACTTTCAGAAAAACAAGA agtAAATATAACGTTTGTTAAAGCAAGTGGAGAGAGAATCAAAGCAAAAGGGAAAGTTGGAGATACTATATTAGACATAgtagtaaataatgaaattgatttagatggatatg gTGCTTGTGAAGGAACATTAATTTGTAGTACGTgccatttaatattttcgaaagaagtTTATGATGCACTTCCTGACAAACCAACAGATGAAGAATTAGACATGTTGGATTTAGCATATGAATTAACAGATAC gtCACGGCTAGGCTGTCAAATAGTAATGTCTAAGGAACTAGATGGAATTGAGGTAAGAGTTCCATCAACAATTAATGATGCAAGAGCATAA